DNA from Zonotrichia leucophrys gambelii isolate GWCS_2022_RI chromosome 5, RI_Zleu_2.0, whole genome shotgun sequence:
AGTGGAATGCCTTCGCTTATTTTTGGATCACTTATTAATAAGAAGTGGTAGAAGCCCACAGCTCACTTTAAAGGAAGCCTGCTCTGTGAACTGTGGTATCTCTCTAGGATTATGAAGGGAAAAGATCTGCAACTCACTCTCCTCTTCAAGCAGTGCAGATGCTCACTGTACACATAATAATATAGCTGAAAGACTCAAAACAGCCCCagtaaaaaacattttccatgaGAAAATTAAGAGTAGATCAGAGTGTTCTATAAATTCACATTCTTTATGCACTGACATTCCTTGGTTAGATCTTTCCTAAAATACCTTATGTCCACTGGATTTTCTCAAAAAATGGTAGCAAATACATGTTTACTACCCTGAGGCTAAGCCGCAGTGAAGAACTGGCCCAAGAAATGCAtatatccatccatccatccatccatccatccatccatccatccatccatccatccacccatccatccattgTTTTGAGCACATTTAATCCTCAAATCAGTTGCTAATGTATGTTGATGTATCGACTGCAAGAGGCAGAATGGGGAAAGAGTTATTATTCCCTCTCCCTGAGAATATTTACCAATGGCAACAGGATTCATCCTCACTCCCAAAAGCATCTTGTGCCACAtcagcacagaaataaagagGATACTATCAATAAAACTTCTGAGAAAGGAAACATCCCTGACTTTTGGCTCCTGTATCGTGTTCTCTGCTCAGTTCCTAGTCCGGAATTTCATCTAACTACACAGCATGCTGACCTCTTGAAACAGGCATCAGGCCCAGAATATGATCTTTCATATCTTATTAAAACTTTGGAACAAATCCATCAAAAAACCTCtgaatttacattttcattaaaaaaaaaaaaaactgagtTCCCTTCAGAAACAAAAGTTTGAAGACTAGGCTGTGAGAAAGCAGTGCATAggaattagaaagaaaatagaaaccCAAAGGCAAAGTGTCTAGAGACAGCTGGAAATGGATAAATACTGGCATAATATTCCTGATTCATAGGAGCAGAAGACATACTTGTTGCTCCAAAATATTGTATAATCccaaattatgaaaaaaaaaaaccctgtctCATTAGATGGGATTCAAAGTGTAAAAGGTACATGATGCAAACTTTCAGCTAAAGGTGAACATGCATCACAGAAGTTCAAAAATCTAGTTCTGGTTAGTTTGGGATTAGATGGTTAGTTGGGAAGAAAATAACCATAAATTAATTCAGACCTCAAGTTAAACGTAtctaaatttaatattttctggaGGCTTTCAGAAAAGTGTCAAAACACTTAAGTATATCAATATTGCAAATAAAATTGTCTTTAGAAatactaaaaagaaacaaatccaaACATAATATAAACACAACTTTTTAGTTCTGTCATCTAGTGGTTTGAGTCTTGTGTTGAGTTCTACAAATGATCTTTGCAGGAAACAGGCAATTTTTGCCTAAATTAGAACACAAATGAGGATGTGGTTTACTGACAGCAAGATAGAGACATAGATTAAAGTTGAGAACATTAGTAGGTAAATACAATAACTCTTCCACTCCAGTTGCTTCATTGGATGATGTTTTTCACCTAATGTAAGCACTGATCACTGAAACAGAtgataattatatttatttcaatgGTATTATCAAAACATCATCTAACCAAGATAGTATTTCTGTAGTTCCTTCTGGCATATTTGCCTCGCCTACTTCAAATCTGTTACcctttattatatatttatccACTATAgatttgttggttttatttttgtacttttgACCTTCATTACTAATACTATTTCCTGGAtttataaaaaatgcaaatgataTGTATTCATGATATGTATCTGACacacttcattaaaaaaagtgGCTTCAGTCATATAGTGTTTGGAAATGATAATGTGACTTTTAGCTGGAAGATACTCTCTATTTCACTTCTGATTCAAAATCACTGGCAAGTACCAAGCAGAATTCCACAGGTGTGGGATTGGGCTCCAGTTCTAGTTCCACCATGGTAAACACTGTTAGATTAGACTACAGTCATATCCACAACTCTAAATCTCCTGAAAACCATGAAAGTCTGGACATACATCATGTGCATGGTACAGAAAACAATGCAGTAGCTGTCTTTTTGTACagttgatttatttatttttaaggctGACTTTGTTGCTCTAACTCCCTTGCAAAGACTTTTGAGGTTCTTTGCATTACAAATGAAAAGTTACTTTGGGTGCAACCTCCAGAACCTtttcagagaaaggagaggTTCTGGTGGCATTATGTATTTACACTTTATACTACAGAGAAGACCTTTAGCCAATGTAATAATGCCTGGGTGGGATGATAAATGCTGGCCACATACAATTCCCATTGATTTGTagctgtgtgtgctcaggaGCTGTTGTGGTTTAAAATCCAGTGTGGTACATGATGATCCAAAAATTTAGTTCAGTTATTGGAAAAAGGTAAATGAACAATAGAAGTCTTCATCTGATTTATGTTTATCAGTTGGGAAAATGGTCCTTTGgtttttagtttgcttttttaaaattactcaaCTTATAATAGCACGAATCCTGGCATAGCAAGTGATTTAATAGCGCAAAGATAAAGAGCACAAATTATGCACAGTGTTTGTAGGGAACAGATACACAGATCTCCCTCTCCACCATTACGTGTGACTGTATGTATAACATGGGGAATTAGGGTTAGCTCATCCttacagagaaaattaaagTGCTAATAGGTTAGAGTAAAGCCATCTTGTCTGGAAGCTGGTAAGCACACTGCCATAGTATGTTCAGTTTCCAGAAGAAATGTTGGCTACTGGCTGTACTGTGATTGAGAAGCACTTTGTAAACCTGGGTCAGTCATGGGTGTGCAACAGAGCCACTATGTCAGCCTCTCCAGCACTTCCCTTGGAATGAATGTTTCCTTAATGTAGATGTCCAGATCATCCCACTTTCCTGACCTTGAATGGGTTTGATCACAGTATCTTTGAGTAAAGAAAATCACTCAAACTGCttttgatgggaaaaaaagcttcCAAGTACCAAGGCAACCTCCTGTTGACTCCTGCCATTGCAGCCAAGGACCCAAAGTGTATTCCCATTGTCCCCTTGCAAAGGTGCACTATGTCAAAAGATTCTCCTTTGCAACAATCTGCTCAGTTTGGATGCATATTTCTCTGTTAAGATGAAAAGTCTTTTCTTGCTGAGTCATTGATGTCATATATCCTCATTCGCCAAGTATGCTGTTAGCTGGAATACATATGAAACctgcaaaaaaatctcattgGCCTTTGTTCAAATTCACGGAAACCTACAAGAGATCTTACTTTCTCCACTAGCTTGTATCAAATCAGACTGAACCCGTACCAGCTTTTAAATTGCTACAGCATCTGATTTGTCTATAACAAAATTTGTCTATGTTGACTCATtacaattctgaaaaaaaatcacctctgACCACTAACAAAGGGGGTAGTGTATCTTGAGAACTCTGTGTATGACTAACTGACATATACAATAAATACAAATGTTACTACAGTAACAGATTGAAATTATATAGTTCATTTAAACCTTTTTCCAACTTCAGCTGAGTCCCCGCTAAAGCACACAGGAAATAAACACATTGAGCTGTCTGGCACCAGGCAACTATCCAGGTCCTGCTCTGTCTAGCACTGTGCTAGGCTTATCCATCTAATCAACATTAGGAGGTTTATTTATGTCAGACAGATATATTAgtaataaatgaatttattcaGTAGCTTGGTGGATTTATACGTGTACAAAATCATTTTAGTTTAAGCACACTTAAAACTGAGTGACTCCACTACTTTTATGGGCTGTATCCTGAAGCCCTTAGCACATTCTAGCCTCCtcttcacaagaaaaaaaaaaaaatacaacccaAACCACACAACGctcgcccccccccccccccccgacaCACactaaaaaaagcccaaaacaaaaaaccaaaacacatcaccaaaacaaaacactaatTGAAGTCAATGGAATGTTTACTGGAGCAAAAACTGCAAAAGACTTAAGAACTGGTGAAATGCAAGTGAACATGAAGCTAGCAAAGTGGCATTTCAAAGGGTAGTGGTATGTTTATATACTTTGTATGCAATATTCCGTGTATAAAAGtctgtttcaatttttaaagcCCAAGATAGTTTGTAGAGGAGAAACAGCTGACGGAATTCAGAAGGGATATCTGCGTTTTCTTCATCACACCTATTTGTACTTTAGACAGACTTTGTTTTAAGGCATTAATTTGACATGCGAGTCAGGTCTGTGCTACGTTGAAGACTGTTTTCACTGATTCCTCTGTTGTTTTTTAGAAAACAGGACTGAGAATTCTCTTAGTGCTAAGGTTTATCCATTTCAATCAGACAGTGAGTGGCACATTCCCACCTCATTCGCAGTTTTTAATTCCAATTGCTTTTGAAatgtcccttttccttcccccctttATGCTGCCACTTGAAAGTTGAAATGCAGCAAGAATGTAACGTTAGGTGCCAGTTTTCTGAATTACAGGGTGACTGCTTTAGCTGATCCCAAAAAGCAAGTGTCTTTTTATACCGCATAAAAGCCTGAAATGTTTACATATCAAAAGGCTATAGGCCAATTTCTGTCAAAATTATACATGAAGTTAAGCAGTACAAGCAATTTATTTAAACACTAGTCATTGTAGAAAAATTCAAAACCATATGCTCTTTTAGCAGTTTTTCACAAATGCATTTGACCCATGACTTGGCAAGACATGCATGCTTCATAATTTACTCTAAATTTCAAATCCTCTTgacatttaaataaaagatCTTCATTAATAAAGTTTATATGAATGAAAACTTTAGAAGCTGATATTGTTAGAGGGAAGCTttcagaaaaaacccaaccgcTTTTCTGCCTCGTTTTCAAATGACTGACTCTCCTAATCAGTTCAAGATAAGTTTATTCTGGGAACAAATTACGGTAATTTCGCATTGTATgacttttatactttttttttttcctggtgaagCAATGATGCAATCAATTTGAAACAAACGTGGGTGAGCGCTGCAGGGTGATGGCATTTCTAAGTGAGAGATGTGCCGCGAAGCGCCCGTTCTCCGCCGCTCATCCCCAAGCCCCCGGTTCAGCCCGCGTTGCCCCTGGCGTGGGGCGGGAGCCGCAGCCGGACCCGCTGCTCACGGCGAGCCCGGGCCTTGCCGAGCCGTGCCGTGCCGGGGTGCCCCGTGCCGAGCGGTGCCGtgccgggccgtgccgtgccggggTGCCCCGTGCTGtgccgtgccgggccgggccgggccgagctgGGGtgccccgggcccctcccggcCGGCAGCCCCGGTACCGTTCCAGCCGGCCAAAGGCTCCGCCGGGAAGGCGGTGGGTGCGTTTTGCATCCCCGGAATTGTTCtttaatgtattaaaataaaagaaaaaaatatgtccGTTTTCTCCAAGCGCATTTTCATAGACTTGTGTATGGTGATTGCTTTGTATGGAATCGTGTTTGGGTAATAATATTGAAAATCAGCGCGGTGTTTACCGTATTTCATGCCTAACAGCTTGCTCTGCCCAGCGCTATGCTCCTCTTTAGATCCCTCTTTCAACCCATGCTGTGACCACCCTCCCGTAACAAACAATTGCTTAGCAACACTATGCAGCACAATTTGCTTGTGTTTCATTTGTTATTACAATTTCACCCCGACATTGTGCGACAACTGATTGTTTGTTAAACACAATTTTCCGTTTGCCAGGTTAGCGAAGAGCGCACGGGAAATGAGAAACTCCGAGAGCGGGTTTTGCCAAGCGGGTATCAAAACCGGGGGTTTCACGGCAAAACGACTCACTctaatacaaaacaaaacaaagtaaaagaGACCTTCCTCACTGGGGGAACAAGttatttagaaaatataatttttaaattaagaataaaGGTAGGCGTTATAGCATGGTGGATCATCCGTCAGGGGAGCAGAAAACTCTTGGGGAAGCCGAGCGTCCGTCCGGCCCGGGCCGTGTGTGCTCCGCCAGCGCCGCGGCCCCTCCGGTGCCCACGCGTGTCCCGCGGTGCTGACACCACCTGGGAGAAGCCGGACAGCCATGGACATGAACCCTGACGCCAGTGATGCTGAACACCCGAGAAGCCGGGTGTCCCCACTGAGGGTGTCCCCAACGAGGGTGTCCCCACGGCAGGAGCGGGCTCTGGGGCTCACCCGGGTTGTTCCCCGAGGGGCGGCAGTCCCGGCTGAGCGCTGTCCCCGCCGCCCCGAGCCCCCGGGATGCTCCTGACGGGCCGATGCGGAGCAGAGCGGGCCGTGCCCCGCTGCCGGCTCTCCCGGGACCCCGAGCCCCGCAGGCCGCCCGAGGGATGCTGCGGCGCATTGCTGCAGAGCCGCCGAGGACGTGGAGGAGCATCCCGATGGCGGCATTAAGCAGGCGCTGCTCTGCATGCAGCGTGACCGGCTGCACTCAGGGAATTACTGACCAAAAAACCCCGACAAACCGAAACTCCCTCTCCGAGCCCaccctcaaacaaacaaaaaaaattaaacaaaactcTCAAAatatcaacagaaaaaaaaatttctcaaatCTAACCAAAAACCCGCCGAACCCTCTGTCAAATACTTTCACTTTCCATCAAATTTGAAAAACTTGCACGAAGTTCAGGTCTAAATGCCAAAGGCGTAAAGAAATGGTTAGGCAGATAAATTGAAGCAAAAACCGATGCAGCTAATTAAACACATTGCGAAGTATCAACAAAGCGAGAATTTAGTTTTggcattcttttttttaacgCTTATACAAGTCTTTCGCTGTAAATACGTTTCAAATCATTCTCAGGTGCGGTTTTAAATCCTGGAATATAGAGGAAAGAAAGGCTAAAGATAAAGTGCAAGTAAGCGCTAACGAGGATATTCTTTGTTGAGGAAAAATAATGTGTTCCTCGTAAACGGACTCTAATggcttgttttcatttcatgcGTACAATTTCCTACCTTCTTTGATGGAGAGTTGATGGGGTAAATAGTCTAATCTTATTCAGTTCACCTCCTGTGGATTCCCAGGGACAGTCGTGACAGACGAAGTATTCTGCAAATCACAAGAGCCAGCTACCAGGAGAGCCAAACCTCTTAATAGCAAGAGTTTTAGAGATTTAAAATTTGtccatttaaaaattcatagaACATGCAAAATATAAAGTTCTCTGCATCATTGCAACTTTATGGCCTTTGTTTTCTAAGCTAGATAATTAAagattgaaaagaaaagaaataggcACCAAGACAGATCAGAAATAAATTGGGATACCTACCACACCCGGGGATTTGAGACAGCACTGGTCTTTAACGTTTGCGTCTCTTGGCTTGTATTAAAAATAGAAGGTGGTACCTGTCTGaatctgttaaaaaagaaaaaaagaaagaaagaaagaaagaaaacagagagataGAAATTTACAATATTCATGTGTCCTTGTTCCGCCAGGTGACCTaggaaaatagtaaaaataaaatagttcaGTTACTCAGTGAAGACGTTGTTGCTTCACTGCATAAACCttaaatcacagaaacacataCTCTTCAGTGCCCGCTCAGTCCTCCGAGCCGGGGACACAAGATTCAAATCGTGCTACAGAAACACTTGGAGTGGGGGCGCGTTGCATGTTTATGTggcagtttatttttttttttttttaagtgcttctTAAGCAGTTCGAAGCATAAATAATGAATCTGAGCCTTAGACAGAGGAAATCGCACCCACTAATGTGAACTAACACTACCAAAGTAGGCGCATAATAGACAAGACTAGGAGCTGCTAACCACTTCTACACAATGGCATTAATAAGATTAACCTGGGCAATTAGCCGGTGCAGCAGAGATCAAGCCTAAATCTGGGGCCTTTCTAAAAAGCCCACTAATGGAAAGGATTACgttaatttcattaattctcAATACACAGACTTGGGCTGCTTTCACTCCTTTGTGTAACCCCCACCTCTTCTCCAccaaaaaaggggagaaaaaaaaatcaaatctggttttgtttgtcaTCTGCATATTACCAGGAACTAAATCCAGGATGACGTCGCCTGGGTATAAAAAAGGGAAGAGGTTCAGATGGATTATACTCCGAGCAGCCCTCTGGGTTGAGATCAGTAAACAGGCGAGAGTTGAGGGGGGAAAGTTCCAGGGGTGGATCCTgcgcacacgcacacacaccGCACACGCGCGCACAGACACACACGCACACTCTGCCCGCAAGCTGCCCTCGGAAAAGGCTCTTTTCTTTTCGCTCCGATCCCTTTTTCAAATTTATCCGAAAAGTTTCGATTTCGCGTCCTTCCAGcctcttcccccccccttccccggCCACCACCTACCCTCCCTCCcgccctcctccctccctcccccggCCGGTCCCCGCCGCCCTGCCCCGCACGCTTTGGGGCATGCCTGTGAGCATGTTCAGCATCGACAATATCCTGGCGGCCAGACCTCGCTGCAAGGACTCGGTGCTGCTGCCCCCGAGCGCCGCGCCCGTCGTTTTCCCCAGCCTCCACGGGGACTCGCTCTACGGCAGCGCCTCCGACTACGGCGGATTTTACTCCCGGGGGGTGGCTCCCGCCTCCGCGCTGCCGCCGGCCGTCACTGGATCCCGGCTCGGCTACAACAACTACTACTACGGGCAGCTGCATGTGCCCGCGTCCCCCGTGGGCCCTTCGTGCTGCGGGGCCGTGCCGCCGCTGGGCGCTCAGCAGTGTTCCTGCGTGCCCCCCGCAGGTAAGGCGGCCCCCGTGGGACGGGACGGGCCGGGATGGGACGGGCCGGGCCCCCTTTGTTCCCGCAGCCCGGGGCCCGAGCGGTGGCGGGGAGCTGGCGGCCCGCGGGAGAGCGGCCGGGCGGCGGGAGGGGGCAATTTCTGTTCGGGATGGGACGGGACAGGAGTGGGGGGAAGCAGCGATCTCATGCAAAGCCTATCGTCGACTCGTCTGTCTGTCCGTAGGTTACGAGGGCACTGGGTCAGTCCTGATGTCCCCTGTTCCCCATCAGATGTTGCCCTACATGAACGTGGGCACTTTGTCCCGGACGGAGCTGCAGTTACTGAATCAGCTGCACTGCAGGCGAAAAAGGCGGCACCGGACTATCTTCACTGACGAGCAGCTGGAAGCGCTGGAAAACCTCTTCCAGGAAACGAAATACCCAGATGTGGGCACGAGGGAACAGCTGGCCAGAAGGGTGCACTTAAGAGAGGAAAAAGTGGAGgtactttgctttctttttccttcaaccCTCCCATTCGCACTCAAAGGCGCCCGAGCCGGATGTATCGCGGTGCGGCTCCAGCCCGGCTCTGCCAGCGGAGCCGCTTTGCGGGGGCAGAGGGAAAGTTCTTTATTCTTTCCAAGTGCCCTTCCTTGGGCCGGCCGACCgagcctgtcccagggctgtgaggGATTGTCGGCCGGCGGCTGTGCCTCCTGAAGGCGCCCGGCCGGTCCCACCCGAGCGGCTGTTTCCCCCGCCTCCctccgtctgtctgtccgtccgtctgtccgaGCCCGGCCGCCCACGCCGGCCCCGGCAGGGCTCCTGAGGGGCTGAGGTCAGCTGCGGGTTtgcacagttttatttttatttttccctctaataatttaatttcttaacGCAACAGGTTTGGTTCAAAAACCGCCGGGCGAAGTGGAGGAGGCAAAAGCGATCGTCTTCGGAGGAATCAGAAAACGCACAAAAGTGGAATAAAGCGTCTAAAACGTCACCGGAGAAGAGACAAGAGGACGGGAAAAGTGACTTGGACTCTGACAGCTGATACTTCTAAGTGGGGGGGACATTTCCCGTGGACTGTCGGACACGCTCCAGAGGATGCTACTAATCTTGCACAAGATCTGCCTTGTTGGAGGGGGAAAATATCTGTATATAATGTACAATGCCCCGAGCTAATTCCGtgtaaataaaatgtgttgCGGACGTGTTGCACAGGTAGACGGCGGCGCGTTTGTTCAATCTGCGCCgcggggagagggagagagcgGGACAAGGGAGCGGGGAGCGGCGGTGTGCGGATCCCCGGGAGCAGGGCGGCCTCGCCGGGCAGTCCCGTGTTGGGGTGCGGCGTCGGTGTGAGAGCCGGCGGAGCGCAGCGCTGGCGGGCCCGCTCTCCGCAGCCCGGGCAGCGATGGTGGGTCTCGCACCGGGGGGAAGCGGCCGAGGCCCAGCCAGGCAGCCCGGTACGGGATCAGCCCGCTAGGAGCCCGAGGAGGCCGGGAGCGAACCCCGTTCTCCTCCCGAGGGCCGCCCGCGGCAGTCCGGCCCCGCCCGCTTCTCCCGGCCGGGAGCGCTGCGGCTCCTCTGCCCCGGCTCTCCCGCCCCGGCTGCCCCCGCCTCGGCCACCGTGCCCTTGGGAACACCAGCAGGCAAAGCAAACCCGGCCCCACACTTGTTGGCTCTGCCCCGTCTCCCTGAGCTTTCCTCATCTCCCTGCGGCTGAGCCTTGTTGGGTTTCCAAAGCGTTCGTCTTTGACCCTCGTTTGAGAAACCGTCTCTCTTCAGCGGTGCTTAAAGTTGTTGTTAATAAATTTTAGACATTATCAGATGGATTGCACTCAAGGGGAGTACGACCCCTtgtgtgctgctttttttcGGGTGTTTCAGAGGAAGTTGCTAATGGAAGTTTTCTCCCCTTTGAGGCAGCACCTTTGCAATTACGAAAGCAGTGACAGCCTGGTCTCGTTTTACTCTTCCCTCTGCGAGGGCCTCGTAGTTGAGTCGTCTATTCCCCCCTTAAAATTCACGTTcgttttccttttgcttttttccctgtgactCTCCAGCTCAGAGCTTATCATTTCAGAGAGGAACCACGGCGGCTTCCCCATGGTGTGTTTAGGAAGATCCTCTTTCGTTGTTTAAAAGACTGTTCATAAAGTTAAAACAAATAACCTGAAAGTGTAAAGCCAATTCAGACGATCTCTGGCCCGACAACTTCAGGCTGTGCCTTTCATTCAAAGTTAAGTGGTAGTGAGctgatttttcttaattatgGCCAATGTCTAAACTCACCTGTATCTATTAAATCTCACCTAGTTTAGACCAATTGTTTTTTCAAATATGCTCATCATTACTTCAAGTGACACAAGAAAGCATCAGGTGCTGTGTTGCTTgcctttttcctattttttcgTGATGTATCCTTGTTTTTGTGGGTGTTATAACACGGTGCATACTGCAGGTGTTAGTGTGATAGAGCCAGTCTTAGTACCTGTCTGCTCAGGCGACTTTTTAATGTCAGTGTTTCCACATAGATGAGGTATCTCATTCTGAGCGACCTCTCACCACGCCAAGATGTAGGAACAGCTGCTGAGGAAGCAATTCAGCATGGTTTGGTGTGAGCCACTCCTTCAGGGGGCTAAGAGTTTCACAGCTACTGCTGGCTTGACGAAAAAGAAATTCAGCCTCTCGTTCCTCGGTGCAGCAAAGGAGGAAGGGTAAAAGCAAATGGATTCCTCTTCTTGGATGGTTTGGTTTTATGGAGCTATTGCATTTTGGAGATTCCACCCTGTTGCTATGGATGCATATTTGACCTCTGTAAATTATATTGAATTACAACACAACAGCACTAAAAATTAGTTCTTAAATTGCTGAAAATTAGATTTGAAGTGTTTTGTTATGTTCTATGCAGGAAGTCTTGCTGAGTGGATTTTTAATGTCATCACGTCTGTATTTAGTCATTGTTAGGTCTTAAAATGCATACTtaatttgcaaataaaagctAGGTCTAAAGAGAATATTGCCCAAGACTTTACAAATGCTTATATATTTGTGTTATTTCCATGTGTAAATATCCCTACTGCCACAATAGGATCTTGGtaaggttttgttttattttgtattttttaatgataattttGGGAAGTCACTATTAAAGATTTTAGCTTGCATAGTGGAATGTAGGAGTTAAACTAGATCTGGGTTTGTAAAAAGTGggatttaaaaacatttttgattACCAATAGGAGTTACCTAAAGTTGCAGTACATGTCTCTAAAGAAACTTAGACTTTTCCAGTGGGAGCAATGGTTCCAGTTGTGACCCACAGAAGCTCCAGGTATCCAAACATGCCAGTTAATGGATTTATTAAGAACTGTTTGTTCTGTGGAAGCATGGGATGTGATGTAAGAATCAAAAATTTGTATTGCAAAACACAGTTTCTATCCATGGAATTGTGATGAATCACCtctgatttctttaaaataccattGTACCTTTGTCTGTGTTAATTTTTGAGTTTTCCATAAACTCTTTATTACGATAAGCTTGATCTTGCAGTCAAAGGAATCTAGTTTTATTACTACATGTACGTGTAGATCTACTGAAGTTAATAATATGACTTTAAAATCGAattgaaaagcaattttaatcTTGACCTAAAAGCTTAACCTTACTTACTAAAAATGGTGTTTGTGCCATTAATAGGAGTAGCTGTCTCATTGTTTTTCTCACTGGTGTTTGTTGAAAACCTAGAAGTTTCATTCTCTCTTTTTAGCCTACAAAATGAGATTCTGTGCAGTATGGAAGTCTGATAGTGAAAAAGTAGTGAGAAGTTTGCATGGAAAGGATCAAGAAAGTTGAAAACTAAATTATTGAAAACATGAGGGGGATTGTAATAAGAAGATCTCTCACTCACTTGTGCTGTTTTGTTGGCATATTCAATTTCTAGATGTCTgtctggatttttattttaggagGATTCCTACATGCCAAAATGCAAATGCCACGTAGCagctttcattattttctctttctgttcatGCAGTAGGAATAAATCAAAGCAAGGAACCTGAATATGTGCTATGTTCCAGCAGGTTCAGATCTAACAAAGGGGCTTTGAAAGAGTTGTTTGTGGTTCTGTTTGTTAACACTTGTCTAAAAAGTAGAccaaagcagaatttaaaaaaaaaaaattggccaGTTTTTTCTGTATCTCCTCCATGGCAACTTAGAACCTTGTATCTTGGGCAAACATTCTCAGAAGATTGGATGGGGCTGAAATGTTTTGTATTGCTCATGCTACTGAGGCACTGTCTAGGTTTTACAACTTGAGTTCAGCTTCTTGCTGTCTTACTAATTCTC
Protein-coding regions in this window:
- the GSC gene encoding homeobox protein goosecoid, which encodes MPVSMFSIDNILAARPRCKDSVLLPPSAAPVVFPSLHGDSLYGSASDYGGFYSRGVAPASALPPAVTGSRLGYNNYYYGQLHVPASPVGPSCCGAVPPLGAQQCSCVPPAGYEGTGSVLMSPVPHQMLPYMNVGTLSRTELQLLNQLHCRRKRRHRTIFTDEQLEALENLFQETKYPDVGTREQLARRVHLREEKVEVWFKNRRAKWRRQKRSSSEESENAQKWNKASKTSPEKRQEDGKSDLDSDS